From a single Candidatus Zixiibacteriota bacterium genomic region:
- a CDS encoding NADH-quinone oxidoreductase subunit D, which translates to MTAEGTDLPLETMELQMGPSHPATHGTIKFNLRLEGERVLDCDVEVGYLHRGFDKSCENATWTQVIPYTDRLNYASPLINNVGYALAVEKLIGIEAPPRCQFIRVIASELSRIYDHLTCCGMAASELGAITAGFYMIEARELIMRAIEVLTGARLTVTYVRIGGVKHDLPAGFRERVERAFAIIRRLLDDCDRLLSRNRIFIDRMSGVGVISAETALAYGLTGPILRSTGVSYDVRKAHPYLVYDQLEFDVPLGSRGDNYDRFVCRIQEIEQSMRIVEQAFRNLPVGPVWIDDPRFVLPEKEKVYNSIEGLMHHFKIIMEGIQVPPGEIYFPVEGGNGELGFYLVSDGGGRPYRVRVRPPCFIAMGAFHEMIKGHMLADIIPTFGMVNMIGGECDR; encoded by the coding sequence ATGACGGCTGAGGGCACCGATCTTCCCCTCGAAACCATGGAGCTGCAGATGGGCCCGTCCCATCCCGCGACCCATGGCACGATCAAGTTCAACCTCAGGCTCGAGGGCGAAAGAGTGCTCGACTGCGACGTCGAAGTCGGCTACCTGCACCGCGGCTTCGACAAGAGCTGCGAGAACGCCACCTGGACCCAGGTCATCCCCTACACCGACCGGCTGAACTACGCCTCGCCGCTGATCAACAACGTCGGCTACGCGCTCGCCGTCGAGAAGCTGATCGGCATCGAGGCGCCGCCGCGCTGCCAGTTCATCCGCGTGATCGCGAGCGAGCTGTCGCGCATCTACGATCACCTGACCTGCTGCGGCATGGCCGCCTCCGAGCTGGGAGCGATCACGGCCGGCTTCTACATGATCGAAGCGCGCGAGCTGATCATGCGCGCCATCGAGGTCTTGACCGGCGCGCGCCTCACGGTCACCTACGTCCGGATCGGGGGCGTCAAGCACGACCTGCCGGCGGGATTCCGGGAAAGGGTCGAGCGCGCGTTCGCGATCATCCGCAGGCTGCTCGACGACTGCGACCGGCTCCTCTCGCGCAACCGCATCTTCATCGACCGCATGTCGGGTGTGGGCGTGATCTCCGCCGAGACCGCGCTCGCCTACGGCCTGACCGGCCCGATCCTGCGCTCGACCGGCGTGAGCTACGACGTGCGCAAGGCCCATCCCTATCTGGTCTACGACCAGCTCGAGTTCGACGTTCCGCTGGGGAGCCGCGGCGACAACTACGACCGCTTCGTCTGCCGTATCCAGGAGATCGAGCAGAGCATGAGGATCGTCGAGCAGGCCTTCCGCAATCTGCCGGTCGGACCGGTCTGGATCGACGATCCCCGGTTCGTCCTGCCGGAGAAGGAAAAAGTCTACAACAGCATCGAAGGGTTGATGCATCATTTCAAGATCATCATGGAAGGAATCCAGGTGCCGCCGGGCGAGATCTATTTTCCCGTCGAGGGCGGCAACGGCGAGCTGGGATTCTATCTCGTGAGCGACGGCGGCGGGCGCCCCTATCGGGTGCGGGTCCGCCCC
- the ndhC gene encoding NADH-quinone oxidoreductase subunit A — protein sequence MDHPYFSLLVLFIFAGIVVSALLLVAKVGPKSSNPAKAEPFESGNPARGDARVRFSVRFYLVAMLFLIFDLEVVFLYPWAIAFRDLGLFGLVQMGIFLLILTIGYIYAWKKGALEWN from the coding sequence ATGGATCACCCTTATTTCTCGCTCCTGGTCCTCTTTATCTTCGCCGGCATCGTCGTTTCGGCCCTGCTGCTGGTCGCCAAGGTCGGGCCGAAGAGCAGCAATCCGGCGAAAGCGGAGCCGTTCGAATCCGGCAACCCCGCCAGGGGAGACGCCCGCGTCCGGTTCTCGGTGCGCTTCTACCTGGTGGCGATGTTGTTCCTGATCTTCGATCTCGAGGTGGTCTTCCTCTATCCCTGGGCGATCGCTTTCCGCGACCTCGGTCTCTTCGGCCTGGTTCAGATGGGCATCTTCCTCCTCATTCTCACCATCGGCTACATTTACGCTTGGAAAAAGGGCGCGTTGGAGTGGAACTGA